Part of the Cupriavidus basilensis genome is shown below.
CCATCCTGGGACTTGCAAGGATCGAGGGGACACCGGCGGACGCCGCGACTCGACTTGAGGCGCGACATGCGGCCCTGACAACGACGTCTTTGGGTGGACTGCAGAGAAAATTTCGCAATGAACTTCTCGCGCCCCCGGAAGAACAGCCACAAAATCAGGAGCCTGCTGACGTCTCCCAACCCCGGTTTAGCACGACCTTCCGGTTCGAGCTCAAGCCGTCGGACAAGGAAGCTCTGGAAGCTGACCTGGAAGCGCTAACCGCTGAGCGCAACGAACTCGCGCATCATTTCCTGCCACGCTGGCAACCTGGCTCAGTTTCGTCGATGACCGAGGCTAGCGTCCATCTGGACCGGCAGCGAGAGAGGATTGTCGCAATGCATCATCGCCTCAAATCAATGCACGGCTCAATGGCTGAAACGCTACAGATGGCTGCGAACTTCTGGGCATCCAGCGAGGCCACGGCCGCTATTGAACTCATGCATCTTCAGGGCAGCCGGATGATTGAATTGCTGGAAGAAGTCGCAGCGGCTCCCAAACGGGCAGATGGATGGACCGACCTGGCTTATGCTGCGGGAATCGTACAACGCCAGGAACCAGACGCGCTGGTTGACCGCAAGGCGCGCTTTGGCGAGCGGAGCCTGAAGGCGCTTATCCTCAAATCCGGATTGTTCGAGGTCGCAGAAGAGGTGCTTCCACAAGGCACGCGGACACTGATTCGCTCACGCTCGGTCGTCTAGGAACAGGCGAAACGAAAATGGGAAGCCTCAGCTCCCCTTCTTTCTCCAGCCCATCCCAGCGAACTTAAGCCGCGGCGTCCTTCAGTTTCTTCATCGGGCGGACTTCAACCTTGACGGATGCCAGCGTGGCGGCGAACCACCGGTCTTCGCCGACTTATACCTTAACCATGCCTAGTTGAGCGGATGGTCAGCTGGTCGGTGGAAACACCGGCTTCTTCATTTCAGCGCGCTGTCCACCGGAACGGGTAAGGGAAGGACCGCAGCCGACCCCTAGCAGACTGACCCATCAGCCCGCAAATCGCTACCGTCACTCGATGGCATCAGTTGGCACCTGCCGCCCGTAGCTCATCGACCAACCAATCGCGCAGGACGCGCACCTTCGGGTGGTCACGATTGCCGGTGCGGTAGACGAGGTCATATCCGCGCTCCGCTTTCAGCTTGACGTTCGGGAAGGGCGCGACGAGCCTGCCCGCTGCGATGTCATCCGCCACCAGAGCGCTGCGCCCCAGTACTACGCCTTCATCTCGAATCGCTGCCTCAATGGCCATGCTGCCATGGCTGTACGCTGGCCCACGGCCACTGCTGAAGCGATCCACACCCGCCAGTGCGAACCACTGCTCCCAATTCGCCAGCATACGGTCTTCGTGCAAAAGGGTACAGGAGACCAAGCTTTCGGGCGTGGGCAAACCGCCCGCGGCTGCAAGATAGGCCGGACTACAAACTGGCGTGACGGTTTCATCCAGAATCCGCTCGGCGACCACGTTGCGGTAGCGACCGCTGCCATAACGGATGGCCACATCGACCTGACCGTCGTTTAAGTCGACATTGATGTCCGTCACATCCAAGTGAATGTCCAACTCTGGATGCTTGGCTTTCAACCGATGCAGGCGCGGCGCCAACCACTTGCTGGCAAACGACACGCTGGTGCTGATCTTCAACCGCGACACGCCGTCCTGTGTGCGAAGGCGCTCGGCCTCGCGCGTGAGTTCCCCTAGCAAGCGAGCAACCGATGCATGAAATTCTGCGCCGGCCTCGGTCAGGACGATCCGACGCGTCAGCCGCCGAAAAAGCACCACGCCAAGATAACTTTCAAGTGTCTTAATGTGCCGGCTCACCGCCCCATGGGTGACGTGCAACTCTTCAGCGGCCAGCGTCATGCTAAGCAGCCGCCCCGTGGCCTCGAAGGCACGCAAGGTCTGCAGAGGGGGAAGGCGGTCGAACATCGCGGCTTAATGTGTGACTTTGAATCACACATTATGTGATGACAAATGGTTTGTCGGCAAGGCCGTCTGCACCGCACCATTCAAGGCAGCAGCTGCCAGAGCGGCAGCGATTCTTTCCACCAGTTATGTCGGAAGCACGATGCAACTCCACACCTGGCTGATTTTTCTCGCCACCTCGATTGGCATGTCGCTATCGCCTGGCCCGAACGGCATGCTTGCGCTCACGCATGGCGCCATGCACGGCAGCCGTAAGACGCTGTTCACCATCGCCGGTGCCGTGCTGGGCTTCGTGGCCGTCATCGGCTTGTGCATGTTCGGTATTGGCGCGTTGATCAAGGCGTCCGTCGTGTGGCTCACCGCCCTGAAGTGGGTGGGCGGCGCCTACCTGCTCTGGCTGGGGGTACAGGTGTGGCGGGCTCCGCCCATCGCGGTGACTGCCAACACTGAACCTGTAAAGGCCAGCGGCTGGTCGCTTTTTCGTCAGGGCGCGCTGTCGGCGGCAACCAATCCCAAGGGCATGCTCTTCTTCAGTGCGTTCCTGCCGCAGTTCATCGATCCACAACGCAACCTGGTGGTGCAATTCGCTGCAGTGGCTGCGACCTACGCTGCCACCGAGTTTCTGGCCGAGTACGCCGTGGCGAGCGCTGCACACCGGATACGCCCCTGGCTTGAGCGGGTCGGACGCCGGTTTAACCGGGTGTGCGGCGGCGTGTTCGTCCTCATCGGCGCTGCACTGCCGCTGCGTGCCTAGAAGGCCCGGCAATGCGCTCGTTGCAAAAGCGGGGCACACGCCCACCACCGATGGTTGGTGACGCACTCGGGACGATGATCGAGCCACTGTTGCCACAAGCCAAGCCGAGGCGGTTCCGGCATCCCGGTCGCTTCCCGGTGTCGGATCGCGCCGCCCTAAGCGGCATTCTGTTCGTTCTCAGCAATGGCATTCGTTGGGCCGAGCTGCCCGGCGAAATGGGGTACAGCTCTGGTGTACATGTTGGCGCCGGCTTCGCGCATGGCAATGCGCGGGGGCATGGGCGCGTGTCTGTGACGTCCTGGTGCGAGAGCTTGCGCCAGGGCAACAGATCGACTTTGCTCGTACGCTCGATTCGGCAAAGTACCACGCTGGCTGGACAGGTTCGCGCCACCATCACCATGCCGCCGCAGGCGCATACTGAAACTCGTGGCTGAGGTCCGCAAACCAATGCACGCATTGGCGCTGGCATGTTCGATATGAATCTTCTTGTCTTTAAACTCATCGTGACTCCGCTCCTGCTGCTGGCTGCCAGCGTGGCCGTGCGCCGCTGGGGTGAGACGGTGGGCGGCTTCCTGGTCGGCCTGCCGCTCACCTCGGGGCCGATCTCGGTGTTTCTGGCGCTTGAACATGGGTCGACGTTCGCCGAGCACGCAACGTCAGGCTCCCTCGCGGCGACAGCGGCGCAAGTAGCGTTCTGCCTTGCGTATTGCCGGCTTGCTACCCTGGGCTGGCCCATTGCGCTGTCGGGCGCGTGCGTGGCCTTTGCCGTTGCCGCAACGGCGCTGCAATGGAGTGGCCTGGCGCAGACCGGGCTGTTTGTCGTGGCGATGTCGGCCATGACGGTTGTGCTCTATGTGACGCCAAGAAGCACTGCACGCGGCAAGGGGTTGAGTTCGCCATGGTGGGACCTACCGGCGCGCATGGTGCTGATTACGTGCCTGGTCGTCAGCGTGACGTTAATCGCGCCTTATGTCGGGCCGCAGGCAAGCGGTGTGCTCGCGTCGTTTCCGTTCATGGCAACCATTCTGGCGATTTTTGCGCACCGCCTAATCGGCGCCGCTGCCGCACGGCAGGTGCTTCGCGGAATGGTGGCTGGGTTGTTTGGCTTTGCAGCATTCTTCTATGTGCTCAGCCTGACATTGACGCGGCTCAGCCTGTTCGTCGCATACAGCGGGGCGATTCTGACGGCGTTGGCAGTGCAGGCGATCTCTTTGCATCGGATGCGCCTGTCAGTGCCGCAGATTGCCGAATAGCGCGATCTTGACGTTGCGCCCCGCTAGCGGTCTTCGAATGTCTGTGTTTGGCCGGGAAGCGACCTCGTCCCGCCGCTACCCAGTTGGCTCTTCCCGTTTAGGGTTACTCGATGCCGGCCATAGTCCGCGTGATTGTGTGTGTGCCCACACGCGCGCTGGCGGGCACCGAATAAGCCTCGATGGAGGAAACCGCGAAGTGGTCCGATGGCGCGCGGGTTTTGCGAAGCTATGGGGATGGATGGACGAGGATGGCGAGCGGTGGCGTGAAGTAACGGACGCAAGCGCTCGCTCGCGGCTCGCTTTGCTGCGGAGCCGACGGCCGGTTTGGATACCTCCTGGCAGCTGCGATCATGGATCGCCTCGCCGAATGGGTGGTGCGCATATGGCCGCGAGGGTGACGGCAATCCACATGTGGCGGTGGCGATGCTGGGCAAATCCACCGTGCGCAACGCGGATCCGCATAACCTGATCGTGTCCATTCTCGACAGCATCGAAGCACGAAATTGGCCCAGACTGGAGAGCATGCAGGACATGCCCGGCTTTGCCTCGCGCCTGAGCAACGCGGAACTGACCGACCTGGCTAGCTACCTGCGGGCAAGCTATGGCGGCCAACCTGGCGACGTGAGTGCGGACAATGTGAAGGCGCTGCGCGCGCAGGCGGGCAA
Proteins encoded:
- the gcvA gene encoding transcriptional regulator GcvA, whose translation is MFDRLPPLQTLRAFEATGRLLSMTLAAEELHVTHGAVSRHIKTLESYLGVVLFRRLTRRIVLTEAGAEFHASVARLLGELTREAERLRTQDGVSRLKISTSVSFASKWLAPRLHRLKAKHPELDIHLDVTDINVDLNDGQVDVAIRYGSGRYRNVVAERILDETVTPVCSPAYLAAAGGLPTPESLVSCTLLHEDRMLANWEQWFALAGVDRFSSGRGPAYSHGSMAIEAAIRDEGVVLGRSALVADDIAAGRLVAPFPNVKLKAERGYDLVYRTGNRDHPKVRVLRDWLVDELRAAGAN
- a CDS encoding LysE family translocator, whose amino-acid sequence is MQLHTWLIFLATSIGMSLSPGPNGMLALTHGAMHGSRKTLFTIAGAVLGFVAVIGLCMFGIGALIKASVVWLTALKWVGGAYLLWLGVQVWRAPPIAVTANTEPVKASGWSLFRQGALSAATNPKGMLFFSAFLPQFIDPQRNLVVQFAAVAATYAATEFLAEYAVASAAHRIRPWLERVGRRFNRVCGGVFVLIGAALPLRA
- a CDS encoding transposase; its protein translation is MIEPLLPQAKPRRFRHPGRFPVSDRAALSGILFVLSNGIRWAELPGEMGYSSGVHVGAGFAHGNARGHGRVSVTSWCESLRQGNRSTLLVRSIRQSTTLAGQVRATITMPPQAHTETRG
- a CDS encoding c-type cytochrome, with the protein product MDTSWQLRSWIASPNGWCAYGREGDGNPHVAVAMLGKSTVRNADPHNLIVSILDSIEARNWPRLESMQDMPGFASRLSNAELTDLASYLRASYGGQPGDVSADNVKALRAQAGKGR